The sequence below is a genomic window from Cucumis melo cultivar AY chromosome 5, USDA_Cmelo_AY_1.0, whole genome shotgun sequence.
TGTTATTGTTGGAGATCTTTTATGGGTATTTCCCCCCACCTTTTAAACCATCCTATTTTAACTACTATTTTATGAAACAATTCTATACATGCAAAAAGCTTCAGCAAAACATTCATTCAACACATGATGTTAGTGAAATAAGTAGTTTACCTACTGAGATTTTCTTTACAGAAAGTAAAACAGGAAAAAGGAAAGAGCTGTTCATACTTCTGACATTTCAAAGTTAACAATTAGCTAGATTACCTTTGTCGGTGAAACACATGAGAAATTCATTTCAAGGCAAAAAGTGAACTAATTTGTTCTCTTGTTCAAGTGATCAGCTTGAAATTGTCTTAACAGCTGCAAGGACTGATGATAAAGGTTGAGGTCAATGCCATCAACATTCCTGCCAACACGTGCCTGCAAAATTGCCTGGAAATAAAGCATCATTTAAGGCTCTTGTGTGTGAACGGTGTGAAAAAGAGAAAGGTGTCCCTAATTAAACGGTATTTCACCTCATTATCTGACTGAACAAGTAGTTCACCAATAAATTGATATATGGAACCAATGCGAATGCTAAGCTCTCTTAGATGCTGTGTGTCGATCTTCAAGTTAACATTTCCATCCACAATTATGGCAATGGCCGTCTCTACAGAATACTCCACTAATCTGTCTTGAAGAACAGATgttaaatattttcattgtcaCAAAAAGAGTTGAGGAAACAGTTCATAGATTCAAAAGTATTTCAGTCATCTACGTCATAGCAATAAATCAAGAGAACAGTTGCATATACATAAAGATTAGCCTCCATTATTAAAAGTAATCAACGGATAATCTGTTGTCACATTAAGTAAGAGGAGAATTATGTGATGACACCATCAGATTATGTTTCAAAGTTTATTCAAGATTTCAATTAAATGGTAGGTCTGAGCCTTAGCTACGGATTTTAAATATCTGGTTTCTGTTTGATGCATATAAGACAATGAACACTCACAACAGCCAAGGAAATCTATCCCCTTCAACATCCGATAAGATTGCTACAGCCAAAAAGTTCTACATTGAATAGTGCTATTAAAAAACAAATGTGAAGGATATAATTATGCCACCTAAAGTGAAAACTTAAGATAATAACTACATACAAATCCGCAACAAACTAACTAATAGGCTGCAGTGAAATAGTTTGCTGGTGGCTTTTAGTTTTAAGAAAATAGTGAACATCCAGAGGAGAAAATTTAAGTGGATCATTCCATTGCTAAGAAAATAAAGGCAGCCCAAATTTCAAACAGACAGTTATGGAAAACAAATTCAAGCAAAATCTACCAAGAGAATCAATTCACCAATAAAGTTTAAGCCCAAATTTTATGGCCCATATGAAAAGTTGTAGAAAGCATAAAATGTTTTTCCATTTAGATAACTTTTACTTTCCAGTAACTCTAAGCGAAGCCCCATCCTTGAAGAACTCAGAAGATGGCTTCATCAAGTCTTTCAGTGAAACCAACGCCCCTGATTTTATTGCAGATAAAGCCATCCAGTACGATCCTCTTTCTCACAAAAAGCACTCTAATCTCTACTGCAAGTCAAATACCATATGAAAGACATGTAAATCTTAGTAAATAATCAACAATTTCTTTAGAATGAAGATAAAATGATAAGAGTAACAATTAAACTCGTCCTCCAAATTTAAGAATTCATCCTTCAACCATTATTCTTTACAATAACACGTCACATGTTGCCATGTTACACAGTTTCTTAGTAATTCAATGCTTTTGAATCTAACCCCTATCACTTAAATTCTGCCGTTGTCAAATCCTCATAAGATCAagcggaaaaaaaaaacccaacaaaaCTCATCTAGCATAAAATGAACTACCTTTATCAGCAAAATTCTAAACCCATTTCATGTAAAATTTGAAACTCAAAACATTAATATACTAAATCCAGTAAACTTCCCACTAGGAAAAGGGATTTCTAATGATTCCCACCAAGGAAAACAAATTGTTGGGACTAGCATGTGAACTAAAAgggaaaatttcaaaaaattaatgACTACACTATGGGGTTATAGAAAGATTGTAAAGGGGGGAATACATGAATTCTAGGAATCAATGATGAGTTCAACAATGGATTGAAATgggaaaaaaagttgaaaaggAAATCCCACCGAGGGTAATCTTAAACGATCAATAATAATGGGAAATGGATTCAGAATCTTGAAGCACCATGATTGTAGAAGCGAAATTCTAAACAAAAGTGGAGTGGAAGAATTACAAAGGAAAGAGAGAAGGTTGAGCATTTACCTGATTCGCGCCACTGAAAAATCAACCTAAGCGAGACGACAAACTATGGACTTCCAAAACACTTTTTCTTATCAACTTTTCCTTATACTTCattttattgaaaaattaaTCGAAATGACGtttaattacaaaatatagcaaaattttggtatTGGTTATGGTTGATAAACTTCTATATGCTTAGATATAGGTAGATACTAATACAAGTCTATCAATATATATCAcagataaaatataaaattatgttatattttataaatattttggtttattgtCGTATATTTGATAATGACCCTatgttattattaattttatttcgttttttttgttaaataataacaataatatagaTTGTTAACTTCTTTAggaattatttttaaatataaaaataaattaaaatatttataaaacataaaattaattgtaatagaTTATAAACTACTATTGGTGTAATCTTAGTCTATTATGATCTATCACAAATAGAttgtaatattttgttaaatttataaatatttttaaaattttgtaatttaaaataagtTCACATCTAGctattgcatttttttttctttgaaattgcATTGGTTCTCACATTTTTAACGaaagtttagattttatttctttcatGTACATGTACATAAGAGTGTCCGACGGAGTGACGCCACAAGTGATAACCAGTATCAATGAAATGTTCTCGAGGTGGATTTTAAGCATTTGGTAATATAAAGGAAGGTTGTACTAGAACAATGTCATTAGGCTGCCCCAGATTGAAACGAAAAAAATTTAATGTAGAAGACGAGTTTTATCGATGGAGAATTTTTATTAAGTCTTtcatttcatctttttttcaaaatggaggAATTTTCATTGCATATCCCAACCAAATTTGAATATGCTATAGAACACAATCTACAAACTCAATcccaattttcatttttctctttttcaaagGAGAAAAGAATTGTTTATATACATACTTTTTACACCCATGTGATTGGACCTAGACGGACCTCTACAAAAACATAAATAAGTTTCACGATCTTAGATTTCTAAGTTGAGAATGTACATATAATGGCGTAGCAAAGAATGCAATTTTCCATAAATATAAACATAGCTTGGTGGATAAAGCACAAATTATTGTTCCGAAAGTCAATGGTTCGATTGTCTGGCTTAGAAATGGTTGAACTCGCCGTTTCCATCTCCAATGGTATGTATCAATGAAAAACATGAGGAGCAGCATAAAACTCACTCTCAATGAACCCGGGCCTGAGATCTTCTTGCCACAAGAACTTCAAAGGAAAACAAACTAGATGTCCCCTAATACACTTCAATCTCTCCATTGAATCTATCATTTTTACTTCCCCATTTTCATGGCTTTCTATCTTCTCAGCAGCTATTCCTAAATCTAGTGTGTTATGATCAAGTTTCACCTTCAAATCCGCCAAACTTTGGCGTAGAGACAATCTGAATTCGATAGAATACAATATGAAtaaggggaaaagaaaaaaaaaagttttgatgAAGAATGTCAAAGATGATAACAATAGGAAGTTGTTTGGTTACCTTGAGTTTATGTTGTCATTGGGGATGCAAGAAAAGACTTCTTCATATATTGTCGTATTTTCCTGTTTTGGATTTATAGCACTTTATTAGGATTAGTAAGAGCAAAAGTTGTAGTATTAAGGATCGGACATTTAGTAACTATTTTTGTCTTCTGTCTCTCATTTTTCTAGAAAACGCtttt
It includes:
- the LOC103494489 gene encoding CST complex subunit TEN1 isoform X2; protein product: MALSAIKSGALVSLKDLMKPSSEFFKDGASLRVTGKLVEYSVETAIAIIVDGNVNLKIDTQHLRELSIRIGSIYQFIGELLVQSDNEARVGRNVDGIDLNLYHQSLQLLRQFQADHLNKRTN
- the LOC103494489 gene encoding CST complex subunit TEN1 isoform X1, producing MALSAIKSGALVSLKDLMKPSSEFFKDGASLRVTGKLVEYSVETAIAIIVDGNVNLKIDTQHLRELSIRIGSIYQFIGELLVQSDNEAILQARVGRNVDGIDLNLYHQSLQLLRQFQADHLNKRTN